From the genome of Blautia pseudococcoides, one region includes:
- a CDS encoding uracil-xanthine permease family protein has protein sequence MKGMEIGKGSIFELEGIPAFRQVLPLALQHVVAMIVGCVTPAIIVSGAVSGGGMSQGDKVILIQAALFVSAISTLLQLFPLGTKSGFHIGSSLPVIMGVSFAYVPSMQAIAEGYGVATILGSQIAGGCVAIVVGLLVRKIRVFFPPLITGTVVFTIGLSLYPTAINYMAGGTSSETYGSWQNWAVAIFTLVVVTVLNHFGKGIVKLASILIGMVAGYVVSAFFGMVSFSSVASASVFQLPQVMHFGINFEVSSCVAIGLLFAINSVQAIGDFTATTVGGLGRQPSDKELQGGIVGYGIMNIISAVFGGLPTATYSQNVGIVATTKVVNRCVLGLAAIILGVAGLIPKFSALLTTIPQCVLGGATVSVFASIAMTGMKLITSEDMNYRNTSIVGLAAALGMGISQAAAALATFPSWVTMIFGKSPVVLATLIAILLNIILPKEE, from the coding sequence ATGAAAGGAATGGAAATCGGTAAAGGAAGTATCTTTGAACTGGAAGGCATTCCCGCGTTCCGGCAGGTACTGCCGCTGGCACTGCAGCATGTAGTCGCCATGATCGTTGGCTGTGTTACACCGGCCATTATTGTTTCAGGTGCTGTTAGCGGAGGAGGTATGTCTCAGGGAGACAAGGTCATCCTTATCCAGGCAGCTCTTTTTGTGTCCGCAATTTCCACACTGCTCCAGCTTTTTCCTCTGGGCACCAAAAGCGGATTCCACATCGGTTCCTCCCTGCCGGTCATCATGGGCGTCAGCTTTGCCTATGTGCCCAGTATGCAGGCCATTGCCGAGGGGTATGGTGTTGCGACCATACTTGGATCTCAGATCGCGGGCGGCTGTGTAGCTATTGTTGTGGGACTGCTTGTCCGGAAGATCAGGGTGTTCTTTCCACCTCTGATCACCGGGACTGTTGTGTTTACCATCGGCCTGTCCCTGTATCCCACTGCCATCAACTATATGGCAGGCGGTACCAGCAGCGAGACCTACGGTTCCTGGCAGAACTGGGCAGTAGCCATATTTACTCTTGTGGTCGTAACTGTACTGAACCACTTTGGAAAAGGCATTGTGAAGCTGGCTTCTATCCTGATCGGTATGGTTGCCGGATACGTGGTCTCCGCCTTTTTCGGCATGGTCAGTTTCAGCAGCGTGGCATCCGCCAGCGTGTTCCAGCTCCCGCAGGTTATGCATTTCGGCATTAATTTTGAGGTGTCATCCTGTGTAGCCATCGGCCTTCTCTTTGCCATCAACTCCGTCCAGGCCATCGGTGACTTCACGGCAACGACTGTGGGCGGGCTTGGCAGACAACCCAGTGACAAAGAGCTGCAGGGCGGCATTGTGGGATACGGGATTATGAATATTATCAGTGCCGTGTTCGGCGGACTTCCCACAGCTACCTACAGCCAGAATGTAGGTATTGTGGCAACCACGAAGGTGGTGAACCGTTGTGTTCTGGGGCTGGCAGCCATTATCCTGGGTGTGGCGGGACTGATTCCCAAGTTTTCCGCACTGCTCACCACCATTCCCCAGTGCGTTCTGGGCGGCGCTACTGTATCTGTGTTTGCCTCCATTGCAATGACAGGTATGAAGCTCATCACCTCTGAGGATATGAACTACAGGAACACTTCCATTGTAGGCCTGGCAGCTGCACTTGGAATGGGAATTTCCCAGGCAGCTGCAGCCCTTGCCACCTTCCCAAGCTGGGTAACCATGATTTTCGGCAAATCTCCGGTTGTGCTGGCGACCCTGATCGCTATACTGCTGAATATCATCCTGCCCAAAGAAGAATAA
- a CDS encoding 3'-5' exonuclease: protein MNYIVFDLEWNQCPYGKDRENKRLPFEIIEIGAVKLDENRNMTDQFHEIVKPSVYHRLHYRTKEILHIDKQTLENGVPFSKAVRRFLNWCGEDVMFCTWGPSDLVELQRNMKYYRLTYLLEGPLRYYDVQKLFGIACEGDKTSRSLEYAIDYMELSKGENFHRALNDAVYTAGIFARLPMDTVRKFFSIDCYQNPKSKSEEIHTVFDDYSKYISREFPTKEETMKDREVVSTRCFFCGKTAKKKIRWFSLNPKTHMCLAFCPEHGYFRGKARLKRTDEGNYYVVKTVKKISEEEAEEVRQKRDVLRKKRRAKRHQDYY from the coding sequence ATGAACTATATTGTATTTGATTTGGAATGGAATCAGTGCCCCTACGGAAAGGACAGGGAGAATAAACGGCTGCCCTTTGAGATTATCGAGATAGGAGCGGTGAAGCTGGATGAGAACAGAAATATGACGGACCAGTTTCATGAGATTGTCAAGCCTTCTGTGTACCACAGGCTGCACTACCGCACAAAAGAAATACTACATATTGATAAACAGACACTGGAAAACGGGGTACCATTCTCAAAGGCGGTCCGCAGGTTCCTGAACTGGTGTGGAGAAGATGTGATGTTCTGTACCTGGGGCCCCTCCGATCTGGTGGAGCTGCAGCGTAATATGAAATACTACAGGCTGACTTACCTTTTGGAAGGTCCTCTCCGCTATTATGATGTGCAGAAGCTGTTCGGCATTGCATGTGAGGGTGACAAGACCAGCCGTTCCCTGGAATACGCCATTGACTATATGGAGCTTAGCAAAGGAGAAAACTTCCACAGGGCCCTGAACGATGCTGTCTACACCGCCGGGATATTCGCACGTCTGCCCATGGACACAGTGAGAAAGTTCTTTTCTATTGACTGCTATCAGAATCCCAAGTCAAAAAGCGAGGAGATCCACACGGTATTTGATGACTATTCTAAATACATCTCCAGGGAATTTCCTACAAAAGAGGAGACCATGAAAGACCGTGAAGTGGTGAGTACACGTTGCTTTTTCTGCGGAAAAACCGCCAAGAAGAAGATTCGCTGGTTTTCCCTTAATCCCAAGACCCACATGTGCCTGGCCTTCTGCCCTGAACACGGTTACTTCCGCGGCAAGGCAAGACTAAAAAGGACAGATGAGGGGAACTATTATGTGGTCAAGACCGTAAAGAAGATCAGCGAGGAAGAGGCAGAGGAAGTAAGACAGAAACGGGATGTGCTGAGAAAAAAGAGACGCGCAAAGAGACATCAGGATTATTATTAG
- a CDS encoding D-alanyl-D-alanine carboxypeptidase family protein: MKRPRLWINALVLSSCLLLGSGRTTIYGAQQNTAQAPAGPNAAETPKDPNAPPDSYNWEVQSDATPGWPTGPQVAAETAILMDAETGEILYAKGIDEKRYPASTTKIMTALVAIENSALTDQVTFSAEAVNGIEPGSTHIGVKPGEILTMEQSLYAILLASANEVSSGVAEFVGGSIPDFVNMMNARAEELGCKNTHFVNANGLHDPEHYTTARDLANIAREAFKNETFRSIIGEEYYIEPKTNITDEERWLNNHHKMLVTGDLHYDGCLGGKTGYTSDAGNTLVTYAQRNGMYLISVVLADNAVYQYPDTAALLDYGFSNFHKAVLAQKGEVQCLKPLPIERYLYNLTKSKMMTRFTDTVTVDLPADLPVEDLTRKTSLDKKNQTTEYYLGEQLLAVSHAEVCPTLTLSEFLETAKSSPANTARAAAQSSASAGRTPKTSSSSLGDFFQELKYNFQNMPKWKYPALIFLVTAVIFYIVLLIIKIKRHRRKRSKKNKK, translated from the coding sequence GTGAAAAGACCCAGATTATGGATAAACGCCCTGGTCCTGTCCTCCTGCCTGCTCCTTGGCAGCGGCCGGACCACCATATACGGAGCACAGCAGAACACAGCGCAGGCTCCTGCCGGCCCAAATGCGGCTGAAACGCCAAAGGACCCAAACGCCCCGCCTGACAGCTACAACTGGGAAGTCCAGTCCGATGCCACTCCCGGTTGGCCCACAGGCCCTCAGGTAGCGGCGGAAACTGCCATCCTCATGGATGCAGAGACAGGTGAGATACTCTATGCCAAAGGTATTGATGAAAAACGCTATCCGGCCAGTACCACAAAAATCATGACCGCCCTGGTGGCAATCGAAAACAGCGCCCTTACAGATCAGGTCACCTTCTCAGCCGAAGCTGTAAACGGCATTGAACCCGGCAGCACACATATCGGCGTCAAACCGGGTGAAATACTTACAATGGAACAAAGTCTGTACGCCATCCTTCTGGCTTCTGCCAATGAAGTCTCCTCCGGTGTGGCAGAATTCGTGGGCGGCAGTATCCCTGACTTTGTAAATATGATGAATGCCAGGGCTGAGGAGCTGGGCTGCAAAAATACCCATTTTGTCAACGCCAACGGCCTCCACGACCCGGAACATTACACCACAGCCAGGGACCTCGCCAACATTGCCAGGGAAGCGTTCAAGAATGAAACCTTCCGCAGTATCATTGGCGAAGAATACTACATTGAACCCAAGACAAACATCACAGATGAAGAACGCTGGCTGAACAACCATCACAAAATGCTGGTAACAGGGGATCTGCATTATGACGGCTGCCTGGGAGGGAAGACCGGATATACCAGTGATGCGGGAAATACCCTGGTGACCTATGCCCAGAGAAACGGCATGTACCTTATCTCCGTTGTTCTGGCCGACAATGCCGTCTATCAATACCCGGACACTGCAGCACTGCTCGACTATGGCTTCTCCAATTTTCACAAGGCGGTTCTTGCCCAGAAGGGGGAAGTCCAGTGCCTGAAGCCTCTGCCCATTGAACGCTATCTATATAACCTGACAAAATCCAAAATGATGACGCGCTTTACAGATACCGTGACGGTAGACCTGCCCGCAGACCTGCCTGTTGAGGATCTGACCAGGAAGACCAGCTTAGATAAGAAGAACCAGACCACAGAGTACTATCTGGGGGAACAGCTCCTGGCTGTCAGCCATGCGGAAGTCTGTCCAACCCTTACACTGTCGGAATTTCTGGAAACAGCCAAAAGTTCCCCTGCCAATACAGCCAGGGCGGCAGCTCAAAGCAGCGCCTCTGCCGGCCGAACGCCTAAGACCTCATCCTCTTCCCTGGGCGATTTTTTTCAGGAACTCAAATATAATTTCCAGAACATGCCCAAATGGAAATATCCGGCGCTTATTTTCCTGGTAACTGCGGTGATCTTCTATATTGTGCTTCTAATCATAAAAATCAAGAGACACCGGAGAAAGAGAAGCAAAAAGAATAAAAAATGA
- a CDS encoding GntR family transcriptional regulator, producing MQELLSQEKSIYLQIKEMIENDIIRDILLEEERVPSTNELAKLYAINPATAAKGVNLLVDEGTLYKKRGIGMFVAAGAKQSIVKKRKNRFFDDYIRSLLTEAASLGITKEELIDMIAAGKGEEVK from the coding sequence TTGCAGGAATTACTGAGTCAGGAAAAGTCCATATATTTACAGATCAAGGAGATGATAGAAAATGACATTATCCGTGACATCCTGCTGGAAGAGGAGCGGGTGCCCAGTACCAACGAGCTGGCAAAGCTCTACGCCATTAACCCGGCAACGGCGGCTAAGGGTGTGAATCTTCTGGTGGATGAAGGTACTTTGTACAAGAAAAGGGGGATTGGAATGTTTGTTGCAGCGGGAGCAAAGCAGAGTATTGTAAAGAAAAGAAAAAACAGGTTTTTTGATGACTATATCAGGAGCCTTCTGACAGAAGCAGCAAGCCTGGGAATTACCAAGGAGGAGCTGATAGATATGATAGCAGCTGGAAAAGGGGAGGAAGTAAAATGA
- a CDS encoding ABC transporter ATP-binding protein — translation MSEMVLKCENLVKRYKDKKALDNVSLTLEKGKIYGLIGRNGAGKTTLLSILTAQNPATHGTVTLAGQPVWENESSLSHLCFSREINANVNAGGIGGLKIKDYLKMAETYMPHWDKEMAEHLLDIFHLDRKKRISKLSKGMTSMITIIVALASKAEFTLLDEPVAGLDVVAREQFYRILLEEYTETGRTFVISTHIIEEAADLFEEVIILHNGRMLLKENTQELLESCVHVSGKGEDVDGATAGLVKYREESIGRSKSVTVKLEPGQRLESTENVTVQPMNLQKIFVAMCGGEV, via the coding sequence ATGAGTGAGATGGTTTTAAAATGTGAGAATCTGGTAAAACGGTATAAAGATAAAAAGGCATTGGATAACGTAAGCCTTACCCTGGAGAAAGGGAAGATATATGGACTGATCGGAAGAAACGGCGCGGGCAAGACAACACTTTTATCTATTCTGACGGCTCAGAATCCGGCCACACACGGAACGGTCACATTGGCCGGACAGCCGGTCTGGGAGAATGAGTCCTCCCTTTCTCATCTTTGCTTTTCAAGGGAGATAAATGCAAATGTGAATGCCGGCGGGATCGGCGGGCTGAAGATAAAAGATTATCTCAAAATGGCAGAGACATATATGCCTCATTGGGATAAGGAGATGGCGGAACATCTGCTGGACATTTTCCATTTGGACAGGAAAAAAAGAATTTCCAAGCTCTCAAAGGGCATGACCTCTATGATCACCATAATTGTGGCGCTTGCCAGCAAGGCGGAATTTACTCTGCTGGATGAACCCGTGGCAGGACTTGATGTGGTGGCGAGAGAGCAGTTTTACAGAATCCTGCTGGAGGAGTATACAGAGACAGGGCGTACCTTTGTCATATCCACCCACATTATCGAGGAGGCAGCAGACTTGTTTGAGGAGGTTATTATCCTGCACAACGGCAGGATGCTTCTGAAGGAAAACACCCAGGAACTTCTGGAAAGCTGTGTGCATGTCAGCGGGAAAGGGGAGGATGTGGATGGGGCAACAGCAGGGCTTGTCAAATACAGGGAGGAGAGCATCGGAAGGAGTAAAAGTGTGACTGTAAAGCTGGAGCCGGGACAGAGGCTGGAGAGCACGGAGAATGTTACGGTACAGCCTATGAATCTCCAGAAAATATTTGTGGCAATGTGCGGCGGGGAGGTGTAG